The Acinonyx jubatus isolate Ajub_Pintada_27869175 chromosome D3, VMU_Ajub_asm_v1.0, whole genome shotgun sequence DNA segment TCTACTGCTTTCTAGCTCCAGGTTTTTTAAGGTCCTTGGACCTAGAGAAGAGGGAGCAGGACTATATGTTGAATGAGGTTCGCTCATTGTAAAATGGAGCATCACAAAACCATTTCCTAGTATTCTGTGCCTGGAATCCATTTCCCCATAATTATCCCTTATCTCTTATCTCTCTGCTAAAATATTCCAATACCAACAACGAAACATTACCTTCTCCACTAACATATAATGATTTCACACACAAGGAAACTATTTCCTTAGATGATAGCTCCCTGAAGACAGGAATCCATGTCTCCTGAAGGATAAGCCTTCCAGGGTCATTGCATTCATCATGTTATCTCTCACACTGCAGTATACCCAGCAGGTACTCAGTCTGTACCTGCAAACTAACCAAGGCAGATGCAGGAGTTTCCAGCCGGCAGAAACTAGCTTGTAGGAACAAAGGAATCCAGGTGCCTAGGCCAACAGTTTATGTCTCCTGTATCTGGGACCACGCACACAGCCTGCGAACATTCTGCAGGAGGTAGTATTCCCATCCTCCTCCCACCAGCCCTGTCCTTAGGGACAACTATCTTTCATCCTATCGCCAGGCCTGCAGGGACAGTTCTGTGAAGCAGCTGAAACTCTTAATAACCTCAACAGGCTCAGGAAAGGTTCAAGAAACACAGCCCAACTCTCTCCACAGAGGACGCTCCAGGAGGTGGACTAGCCTAAGATTGCACAGTTGCACATCTCAGGGCCCAGATCTGCCCACCCACCACTATCCAGCCCACCTGTCATCTCTTGGAGACTCCAGACACCCACAAAACCCCAAATGATTCACTggataaaaatttatatattaaatctgACTCCTTCTGGATTTTCTTAGAAAGATATGGACCAggcttttatctttttctttcaaatctcaTCACAGGGCATCAAATCCTTAACCTCCACTAACCCCTGTCTCTctactccccagcccccaccccatacACCCAAGGAAAGCCCTAATCTGAACCTCAGGGGAAATCTCTAGGGTCCTACACATAACCCCTCACTGACCGGGATCAGCACAGTGACAGAAGCCTCTACCTCCCACTGCCTCATGCCAAATTGCTGGCTCTATTTTTAACACTCAGGGCCCATATCTGACCAGCACCAACCCCACACCACCCCTCACTGTGCGGGGCACACCTTGGCAACCAGACTGCTGTGTCCCGGAGGCGGGTTCCACCCAGGCTGAAAATCTCCGTGATCTGGGGAAGAATTAACATCATGGGTCATCATGGCCAATGGGGCTAAAGCAGGTTCAGGGCAGGGTGAAATGTCCCCCAGCACTGACCACGGGTGTgccagcccctcctgcctcctcctctggggcCGAGTCGGAGGCGGAGTCATCCTTGCTCtcttcctccttgtcctcctcagGGTCCAGTGGCTCTTGCTTCACAGGTGGCAAGTCTGGGTCCACTGCCTGGGAGAGGTGGGAAACAGGCAGCAGTCAGAAGGACAGGGTTGGCCTAAGAAAAGAGTCTCCTTATCAGCCAACCTGTCAGTATACTGACAAATCCCGCTTCTGTCACACTTCAGCCTGGAAAATCCATCTCTCTGCCTACAAACCTTTCCCATTCCTCAGAGTTCCATTTTTGTTAGCTGGGCAGCAAAGCAGGCAAAGTTAGTTGCCTGGGGAAGGTGGGGCATCTGTCAGACAGGTGGGGTAATTTTGTGGTGAGGCTGCAATCAGCATATCTGTTGCTCTGCTCAAAGAACCACCATCATGGCTCACCATCACTCTGCTCACAGACCACCCATCACTGACCCCCACCTTGCTGGGGCAGCCAGGCAGCAATACAGGAGAAGTCAGGATGGCTGTGCCCGGTGTCCAGTCTTCCTGGGCATCCGCCTTCTCTTGCTTCACCTGGGGTAAGGCCACAACCCAACTCAGGCCAGGGCACTGGGCCTCCTGTGTGAAGGAGGATTGCAGCAGTCTTGGTCCCAGCTTCCTGGCACAAGGCTGGGTAGTTCTGGGAAGGGCAAGCTAAGATGGGATCCTCACCTGCAACAGGGCTTCTGTGGAAGCTGCAGCAGGGCCAGGCACCTGCACGGGACTGCTTGCACCTTCCCGTAAGAACACAAGATCAGTGCCAGGTGGAGGCAGTACAAAGCCACTGCCTGTTTCTTGTTTCATTTGAGTCTGGGCATGGCCTGGTCGGGTTGTGGGTGTGGTCAAGGAGGTCTTCAGTATCTGACCCAGACGGGGCCTTCGAGTAGAGCCAGGCCTCTTTCGACGAGAGTAAGGTGGGGGCGGCCCTGCCCCATCCTCAGATCCTGCCCAGACACTAGGCAGCAGCCGCTTCTGAAGAAAGATAGGGTGTTATGGCCACCTGATGCAATGATTGACCACCCTGCCCTGATCAACATGCCTGCTAATCCCCATTAGTCACGGCACAGAACTTGCTTTCACATGAAGCCCTCATCACTGAGCTTGCTAGTCTCCTGTTAATGCCACTGCCACTCGGATTCGTTCATCCCAGCACAATGTTTGCTAATCTTTGCCTGAACCCACCGCTCCATCTACTCCTCTGAAGATGCAGAATCTGGCCTGCCCTACCCACCAGGCCTGCCCACCATTCCCAGGCACGGTGGGCAAGGGGGGGTGGCCCTAGGTCAACGTAGCCCACCCACCTCACTCTTCTGCATCACCCACCATAGCAAACTGCAGGCATTGGCGCCAACGACACTTCTGGCGCTTTTGGTTGCTGCCCCCAAATTTAGGCTTGTCACAGCAGAAGTCGCAGCGACCACAGTCCATCCGCCGTAGGCAGGCTGCACAGGCCCCACACTTGCGGTTCTGCCGGCGATTGGTGTAAGGCTGCTGGGGGACAGGCAAAAGGGGAGGTGCTGTTATTGGCACTGTTCGAGTGTTCTTGTTGCCCCTTCACTAGCTCCATCAGAGGGAACTGGCTGTGCACTGGTCTCAGTCACACCTCAGCATCTGTTAGTTCCAACACCAGGCACTATCACTGCACTGGACAGTGCCCAAGAGCATTAGGACTGTGGCTGTTCCAACGCAGTATCCATCACTTCATCTGCTAGACCAGTGGTTACCAAGACAACGTCTTTGACCCCCACCTCCAGTGGCATTTTGCTGACCCTCCACAGCTGCCGATGCTGTGCCTGCTGTATCTGCTCAGCCTATGTGAACTCCATTCCCTATGCTGGCTTTTCCTATTAGCCCCACCAGAGTGTTGATTCATCTGACATTAGGTACTATCACTGCACCTGTCGATCCCATGTTAGTCCCTCCCCCATTGTCTGCTTATCCCATACTAGTACCCATTACTGTGTCTTACTGTTCCCCTATTAGGCCCATTGCAGCAGTTGCTTCTTTGGGATTAACCAAGTGCCCTGGGAGGGTCTAGGCTTGTCCAGGTAGGGTGGGGCCACTCACTAGCTCGTCCTCGTCTACACAGTAATAGATGAACTCGGCAGGTGGCGAGGGGACCAGGGCTCTGGGGTGCTGCAGAGGCAAATGGGTGGGGTCAGGGCAGGTACTGGGTAAGGTTATAGTTGTGCCTTCCCCCTGCCCACCAGGGCCTCACCAGCTCTGGGGACTCTGGAGGCTGTGACAGGGGAACTGGAGGCAATGGCTGGGTTCGGGGGGGGCGCCGCCGGGCAGCCATCTTGGAGTCGCAGCCTCCTCTACGGCGGCTACGTTTACCCTGGGAGAAAGCCAGAAGAGAAGTTTAGGCTTGGTGGAACCAGGCAGACACAggacccctccctccacccccacccccaccgccacccccaaaAGGAGTACAGAAAGCATGCGTGGGACAGGCAGACAGAAGGTGGGGTGCAGCACTCACAGCAGGGGGAGCCACAGCTAGGGGAGGGCGTCGTTGACATCGCTGATGGTGGCGACGGAGACGGTGGGCAAGGTGCTGGCAGACAGGGGCAGGTAGGTGAGGCCAGGGAGGTGAGCATGAGGTGGGGGAAAAAGAAGACATGAGGTGGGCAAGGCTgggaggaagcagcagcagcagtagcaacTTTAATAGCAGAATGAGCTCTGCCCCAGTCCTGGCCCCAACAGCACTGGCCCCTCTACTCACCCGTAGGCAGCGCCGTTGGACACACCTCCACTGGCGCCTGAGACCAGGGCGGGGAGGGCGAAGGCAGACTCGGCAACGGCCACAGTCCTCTCGGGTCTGACAGCCCCGGCACACTCCACACCCTCGGCTCTGTCAGGGAGGCCAGAGGTATGATGTATGGGGCCAGGGCTCTGAGAGCCAGAGGACAGGGTGAGCCTTGGGCCCACCCTACCTGCCCAACTCACCCTTTCCACAATCCGGAGGCACCGTCTCCGCTCACACTTGCAGAACAGCCCCGAGGCCACATCATGGGGCAGCTGCAGAAGGCAGGTGGAGCAGGCCCCGCAGTCCTCGGTTACCCGGCAGGCCTCACACTCCCCGCAGCCCACACGCTGCCAGGAATGGGTGGGGCGAGGTCACAGGCCCAGACAGAGTAGCTCCAGGTATGCTGCCCCTTACGTGTATGTTTTTAGCCCCCACTGCCATGTCTAGTAGTCCACCATATGCCTCATCACTGTATCTGACAACTACTAACAAGCTGTCACCAGAGGCCATCCCCAAAGTCTCCAAGTGCCCGGTTAACCTCATCGCTGTGTCTACTGACACCCCATTAACACATTACTGTCCACTGACCATAGCTAGCTCCCTACAAAATGATTCTGACACCCTATGGACCCATCATCATTCCTTCAGACCTTCTTACCAGCCCCCATCACATCCTGCTCCCACCGCACACTTGTGAGGAGGAGGCAGGTCGTGCTTACCTTAAACATCCTCTGTTCCCGGTTGAAAGCAATTCTCTGCGCTGAGGAAAGGGAGGCGGAAGAAGAGAAGTGGACAAGGAGCATCAGATATCTAACCTCATCCACCATTCAACCTGAAAGCTGACAGTGGTGTCCCAGCTTGACATCAGATCTGCTCCACCTCTACCTCCCAGGGCTCTGGGGCCACTCACCTCGGCAGTCCTTGCATAATGTCTTGAGCCGCTGCCTTCGGGTACCATCTCCTGAGAAGCTGATTCCACAGTTCTCACAGCACCTGGGATAGGAAACATGGGTGTGGGAGGCTGAGTACATCTCCAACCACAACCCTCACCCTCTTGGCTCACTTTAGGCCAACACTCACCCAGGTGCAGGGAGTGAAGCTGGGGCTGTGTCAGCATTAGCCTTGGTCTCATCTCCTGGGGCCTCCTTCCTGACCTCACCCTTTTGAGGTCCAACCTGACGTTTTCGAGTCTTGGCTGTCCGTGAAGGCTTCTTCCGCTTCCTGCTAGGGACAGCTAAGGGCTGGGCCTGCAAATGAGAGGGAAAGCAGGAAGAGATCTGTGGGTGGGtgttaggtggctcagtcaccccTGCCTGGGTACCCCACACTGTGTAGTACCTTGGGGGCTGGATAGCACAGAATGCCTTGTTTGAAGTCGAAGAGGGTGAGGTCACACGCAGGGCCCAGGTATCGGGTCAGCTCAACtttgcttcggatcctgtctcctgTGGGGCTGGGAATGGGCCAGGATGGATTGGTACCCCGGTGGAGCCATGGCCACTCCACCCACACAACCCTCCCACTGGGCTCGTGAACGGACCTGCAGGGCTGGCAGGGGATAGAGGGCTGGCAGCCTGGGATTGGCCTGTGAGCACTACCAGGTCTTACCCCAACTAAGCTTGCATAGCACAAATACAAAATGTGTATAAATACcaacatatatacaaacacaaatgaaaaatataaacaaataaatacatgtttacttATAACATACACTACTAATTGTAGTCCgttcatgtaaataaatataaacacagacAGAAATACAAACTTGTCGAATGATGTATAAATGCATTAAAGTTAACGTACTAAATACgtagaaaggaaaaacacaggAGAAGCAAGCGTCTGAAAACGTACACgtgaataaatgaacatataaatatatatatataaagacatgcgtaaacaaacaaatacaactaCCTATAAAACAAAGGAGGAGCAACTAATATTCTCGGAGAGAATACCCCACAGGTCTCTAGCATTTCTGCATGTCTTGCAAGAGAGGCACTGATAGTCCTTTGTTATgaactatcttttcaaggatgtttgtacaGCAAACAGCCTTGGAAGATAAGAGATAAGTTCTCCTTCCAGAGCAAAGGGAAGGCATCCTTACTGTCCTAACATTATAAAAGACTGGATTCCTTAAGCTCAGGGTTCCTTTCCTACAACCCAATGCATGGGCAGATGTTAGTCAGTTCTCTTCAGGTTACCCTATGGGAACTGGCATTTGgggaactggcacaaaaataatgACATTCTGGATACTGCTGTTACTGTGAATAATGAACTATCTTCcatctctgacccaggagtctcctATATCCTACCAGCATCCACAAAATTGTAACATACTCGTTATCTTACCCTAATTAAGATAAAACCTGTTGCTTTACGGTTTTTgacaaaagtatttaaaaattcaaattttgacaGTTTCACACAAATTATGAATATAGGGATAAACATATAATTAAGTACAAAACATAACTGTATTCATGATTTTGCTATATTCCTCCACAAAAACAACTacttagacaaaaaaaaaaaaagttcaggaagagtgaaaaaaattcaataatcaCCTTAGATCCTTAAATGTGAATTGCATATAAACATGTACATTTTGTGCATTTATACTCGATTCCCATTATTCCTGGTATGTCTTACAGAGTCACGCTGAACGCTGAATTAGTGAATCTAGAACCTCTGTTCTTGTGGAACTATAGGTTAAGGTAATGTGAGCCTCAGGGGACATTTCTGTCAACTAATCGACATGTAaccttgttttattgttttcctatttaaaGACACTCTACTTAATACATTCCTACGAATGACTGACAGCATGGCCTTTGAATGATTTAAAGTCAGGAGCTTTGGAGACCATTTATGTCACACAGCTACCTTTACCACGGTCCTTGTAAAACAAGCCAGTCTCCTCAGTAAAACCTATTCTGCATGACACTTTTCACACGTAACACTTaccaggtatttttaaaattcctctgcAAACTCTTGATCTGCAGGACCTGCCTTGTATGCAAATTTAATGTCTTTCACGATGTACACCTTTTGAAACGTGTGAGCCAGTCAGTACTAGCTGAGACAGGTTTAACATATTCCTAATCAGGGGTAACACAACCATCAATGTCCTTGGCTTCCAGTCTCTCACACTGtccactacattttattttaccaagTATTTCCTTATGCATCTTCAAATTTGGCTATCTTTCCACCTTTCCCTTAACTTCATCACATACTATACATGTTACTTCAGCATTTTCCAGAGCAGACTCGTGTACAAATcagaacatttccttttctttttctcaatgtACCACATttttgattcattaacattgaactcacacCTAACAACACTGCAActcacaaataaaatttatttaacgTGTTATTCTCTTCTTACAACATATCATAGACTTCTTGCACTTAAAACACCAGACAGCACTTCAGCGCTATACTTGGGGGGGCATTGTAAATATGAAAATCACCAATAAAAAgtgcaaaaatgtgaaaaacacagCACTTAGCAGATCACGAAAAAGACACTTGTTTACAGTATATGAACTAAAATAAGAAGGCCTCATGCAACCTCAGCTGGGAATGAGTGTATCAGGGAACTTAAATTTTTTGCTGTTCTGTGCATGTCTATGAATGACCACGAAAGTATAGTGAGTACCGACTTTGAAAGTACAAATTTCAGTGAGTAGACTAATTTGGAAATATGGAATCTGCAAATAATAAGAATCGACTATATTTGCATAATTTCAACCCATCCACAAATTTAACCACACCCCCTGATTTTAGCCCTATCCGTGACTCTGTCCACAACCCACCCAGTACCTCTGGTAATAGGTGTCTGAGCGTCCACAGGTGGCACCTGACTTTCGAAAGACTTCACGGCGCTTCCAGCCGGGGCCCAAGGCTGGGCAGTCCAGCCAGTCCTCAGCCATGGGGGCCACAGGAAGGAGCAGCGGCCTGCAACACGGAGGGGgcagtgggaaaactgaggctctaggggaggaCATGTTGTGCCCTAACCACACAAACCGCCGGTACTTGGTAACGCTTTTCCAAGACCTGGGACCTACCACAGGCAACTGGCCaatacaagaaagagaaaaatccccttTCCCACCTCATTCTTCCCTGTCCTGGGCCCAGGAGCTTGTCATTCCTACCCCTTCTTGACCTGGCAGCCCTGTCTCCAACTTTCAAGTCCCCATCCTCAACCCAAAGATCCTCATGCCTCCCTCAATGTCCCGATCCCCAATTCTTCCCCATCCTCAGCCTGAGAACTCATCACTTCTCCCCACTGCCAACCTAGGACCCTGGCATTCCCCCCAGGAGACATTCTCTATCGTTGACCCACTGGCCCCTATTCCTCCCCTCTGTCACCCTGAAACCTCCATACCCCCCATCCTCAGCCTGAGAGGGCCCATTCCTCCCATCGTCAGCCCAAGAGGCCCCCATTCTGCTCGTCCCCAGACCAAGGTCCCAGCACTTTGCCTCAGTATTCTGACCTCCCGTTCGCTCCCTTCCTTGA contains these protein-coding regions:
- the MBD1 gene encoding methyl-CpG-binding domain protein 1 isoform X7; translation: MAEDWLDCPALGPGWKRREVFRKSGATCGRSDTYYQSPTGDRIRSKVELTRYLGPACDLTLFDFKQGILCYPAPKAQPLAVPSRKRKKPSRTAKTRKRQVGPQKGEVRKEAPGDETKANADTAPASLPAPGCCENCGISFSGDGTRRQRLKTLCKDCRAQRIAFNREQRMFKRVGCGECEACRVTEDCGACSTCLLQLPHDVASGLFCKCERRRCLRIVERSRGCGVCRGCQTREDCGRCRVCLRPPRPGLRRQWRCVQRRCLRHLAHRLRRHHQRCQRRPPLAVAPPAGKRSRRRGGCDSKMAARRRPPRTQPLPPVPLSQPPESPELHPRALVPSPPAEFIYYCVDEDELQPYTNRRQNRKCGACAACLRRMDCGRCDFCCDKPKFGGSNQKRQKCRWRQCLQFAMKRLLPSVWAGSEDGAGPPPPYSRRKRPGSTRRPRLGQILKTSLTTPTTRPGHAQTQMKQETGSGFVLPPPGTDLVFLREGASSPVQVPGPAAASTEALLQEAQCPGLSWVVALPQVKQEKADAQEDWTPGTAILTSPVLLPGCPSKAVDPDLPPVKQEPLDPEEDKEEESKDDSASDSAPEEEAGGAGTPVITEIFSLGGTRLRDTAVWLPRAGNREGKMDVKCGRRRTLWRAGARARARAGTGEDGLEPMSVSHHLQLR
- the MBD1 gene encoding methyl-CpG-binding domain protein 1 isoform X8 translates to MAEDWLDCPALGPGWKRREVFRKSGATCGRSDTYYQSPTGDRIRSKVELTRYLGPACDLTLFDFKQGILCYPAPKAQPLAVPSRKRKKPSRTAKTRKRQVGPQKGEVRKEAPGDETKANADTAPASLPAPGCCENCGISFSGDGTRRQRLKTLCKDCRAQRIAFNREQRMFKRVGCGECEACRVTEDCGACSTCLLQLPHDVASGLFCKCERRRCLRIVERSRGCGVCRGCQTREDCGRCRVCLRPPRPGLRRQWRCVQRRCLRHLAHRLRRHHQRCQRRPPLAVAPPAGKRSRRRGGCDSKMAARRRPPRTQPLPPVPLSQPPESPELQPYTNRRQNRKCGACAACLRRMDCGRCDFCCDKPKFGGSNQKRQKCRWRQCLQFAMKRLLPSVWAGSEDGAGPPPPYSRRKRPGSTRRPRLGQILKTSLTTPTTRPGHAQTQMKQETGSGFVLPPPGTDLVFLREGASSPVQVPGPAAASTEALLQEAQCPGLSWVVALPQVKQEKADAQEDWTPGTAILTSPVLLPGCPSKAVDPDLPPVKQEPLDPEEDKEEESKDDSASDSAPEEEAGGAGTPVITEIFSLGGTRLRDTAVWLPSLQGRQSGREDGCKVWETEDALARRSTSTSTSWNRRRWPRTHVSLSPPPTSIMWVSYRRSWCPSSQS
- the MBD1 gene encoding methyl-CpG-binding domain protein 1 isoform X39, giving the protein MAEDWLDCPALGPGWKRREVFRKSGATCGRSDTYYQSPTGDRIRSKVELTRYLGPACDLTLFDFKQGILCYPAPKAQPLAVPSRKRKKPSRTAKTRKRQVGPQKGEVRKEAPGDETKANADTAPASLPAPGCCENCGISFSGDGTRRQRLKTLCKDCRAQRIAFNREQRMFKRVGCGECEACRVTEDCGACSTCLLQLPHDVASGLFCKCERRRCLRIVERSRGCGVCRGCQTREDCGRCRVCLRPPRPGLRRQWRCVQRRCLRGKRSRRRGGCDSKMAARRRPPRTQPLPPVPLSQPPESPELHPRALVPSPPAEFIYYCVDEDELQPYTNRRQNRKCGACAACLRRMDCGRCDFCCDKPKFGGSNQKRQKCRWRQCLQFAMKRLLPSVWAGSEDGAGPPPPYSRRKRPGSTRRPRLGQILKTSLTTPTTRPGHAQTQMKQETGSGFVLPPPGTDLVFLREGASSPVQVPGPAAASTEALLQAVDPDLPPVKQEPLDPEEDKEEESKDDSASDSAPEEEAGGAGTPVITEIFSLGGTRLRDTAVWLPRAGNREGKMDVKCGRRRTLWRAGARARARAGTGEDGLEPMSVSHHLQLR
- the MBD1 gene encoding methyl-CpG-binding domain protein 1 isoform X12; this encodes MAEDWLDCPALGPGWKRREVFRKSGATCGRSDTYYQSPTGDRIRSKVELTRYLGPACDLTLFDFKQGILCYPAPKAQPLAVPSRKRKKPSRTAKTRKRQVGPQKGEVRKEAPGDETKANADTAPASLPAPGCCENCGISFSGDGTRRQRLKTLCKDCRAQRIAFNREQRMFKRVGCGECEACRVTEDCGACSTCLLQLPHDVASGLFCKCERRRCLRIVERSRGCGVCRGCQTREDCGRCRVCLRPPRPGLRRQWRCVQRRCLRHLAHRLRRHHQRCQRRPPLAVAPPAGKRSRRRGGCDSKMAARRRPPRTQPLPPVPLSQPPESPELHPRALVPSPPAEFIYYCVDEDELQPYTNRRQNRKCGACAACLRRMDCGRCDFCCDKPKFGGSNQKRQKCRWRQCLQFAMKRLLPSVWAGSEDGAGPPPPYSRRKRPGSTRRPRLGQILKTSLTTPTTRPGHAQTQMKQETGSGFVLPPPGTDLVFLREGASSPVQVPGPAAASTEALLQVKQEKADAQEDWTPGTAILTSPVLLPGCPSKAVDPDLPPVKQEPLDPEEDKEEESKDDSASDSAPEEEAGGAGTPVITEIFSLGGTRLRDTAVWLPRAGNREGKMDVKCGRRRTLWRAGARARARAGTGEDGLEPMSVSHHLQLR
- the MBD1 gene encoding methyl-CpG-binding domain protein 1 isoform X27 translates to MAEDWLDCPALGPGWKRREVFRKSGATCGRSDTYYQSPTGDRIRSKVELTRYLGPACDLTLFDFKQGILCYPAPKAQPLAVPSRKRKKPSRTAKTRKRQVGPQKGEVRKEAPGDETKANADTAPASLPAPGCCENCGISFSGDGTRRQRLKTLCKDCRAQRIAFNREQRMFKRVGCGECEACRVTEDCGACSTCLLQLPHDVASGLFCKCERRRCLRIVERSRGCGVCRGCQTREDCGRCRVCLRPPRPGLRRQWRCVQRRCLRHLAHRLRRHHQRCQRRPPLAVAPPAGKRSRRRGGCDSKMAARRRPPRTQPLPPVPLSQPPESPELHPRALVPSPPAEFIYYCVDEDELQPYTNRRQNRKCGACAACLRRMDCGRCDFCCDKPKFGGSNQKRQKCRWRQCLQFAMKRLLPSVWAGSEDGAGPPPPYSRRKRPGSTRRPRLGQILKTSLTTPTTRPGHAQTQMKQETGSGFVLPPPGTDLVFLREGASSPVQVPGPAAASTEALLQAVDPDLPPVKQEPLDPEEDKEEESKDDSASDSAPEEEAGGAGTPVITEIFSLGGTRLRDTAVWLPRAGNREGKMDVKCGRRRTLWRAGARARARAGTGEDGLEPMSVSHHLQLR
- the MBD1 gene encoding methyl-CpG-binding domain protein 1 isoform X13, translating into MAEDWLDCPALGPGWKRREVFRKSGATCGRSDTYYQSPTGDRIRSKVELTRYLGPACDLTLFDFKQGILCYPAPKISSCFPSHLQAQPLAVPSRKRKKPSRTAKTRKRQVGPQKGEVRKEAPGDETKANADTAPASLPAPGCCENCGISFSGDGTRRQRLKTLCKDCRAQRIAFNREQRMFKRVGCGECEACRVTEDCGACSTCLLQLPHDVASGLFCKCERRRCLRIVERSRGCGVCRGCQTREDCGRCRVCLRPPRPGLRRQWRCVQRRCLRHLAHRLRRHHQRCQRRPPLAVAPPAGKRSRRRGGCDSKMAARRRPPRTQPLPPVPLSQPPESPELHPRALVPSPPAEFIYYCVDEDELQPYTNRRQNRKCGACAACLRRMDCGRCDFCCDKPKFGGSNQKRQKCRWRQCLQFAMKRLLPSVWAGSEDGAGPPPPYSRRKRPGSTRRPRLGQILKTSLTTPTTRPGHAQTQMKQETGSGFVLPPPGTDLVFLREGASSPVQVPGPAAASTEALLQEAQCPGLSWVVALPQVKQEKADAQEDWTPGTAILTSPVLLPGCPSKAVDPDLPPVKQEPLDPEEDKEEESKDDSASDSAPEEEAGGAGTPVITEIFSLGGTRLRDTAVWLPRLRKLLAVNENEYFTELQLKEEAL
- the MBD1 gene encoding methyl-CpG-binding domain protein 1 isoform X26, whose protein sequence is MAEDWLDCPALGPGWKRREVFRKSGATCGRSDTYYQSPTGDRIRSKVELTRYLGPACDLTLFDFKQGILCYPAPKISSCFPSHLQAQPLAVPSRKRKKPSRTAKTRKRQVGPQKGEVRKEAPGDETKANADTAPASLPAPGCCENCGISFSGDGTRRQRLKTLCKDCRAQRIAFNREQRMFKRVGCGECEACRVTEDCGACSTCLLQLPHDVASGLFCKCERRRCLRIVERSRGCGVCRGCQTREDCGRCRVCLRPPRPGLRRQWRCVQRRCLRGKRSRRRGGCDSKMAARRRPPRTQPLPPVPLSQPPESPELHPRALVPSPPAEFIYYCVDEDELQPYTNRRQNRKCGACAACLRRMDCGRCDFCCDKPKFGGSNQKRQKCRWRQCLQFAMKRLLPSVWAGSEDGAGPPPPYSRRKRPGSTRRPRLGQILKTSLTTPTTRPGHAQTQMKQETGSGFVLPPPGTDLVFLREGASSPVQVPGPAAASTEALLQAVDPDLPPVKQEPLDPEEDKEEESKDDSASDSAPEEEAGGAGTPVITEIFSLGGTRLRDTAVWLPSLQGRQSGREDGCKVWETEDALARRSTSTSTSWNRRRWPRTHVSLSPPPTSIMWVSYRRSWCPSSQS
- the MBD1 gene encoding methyl-CpG-binding domain protein 1 isoform X2, with the translated sequence MAEDWLDCPALGPGWKRREVFRKSGATCGRSDTYYQSPTGDRIRSKVELTRYLGPACDLTLFDFKQGILCYPAPKAQPLAVPSRKRKKPSRTAKTRKRQVGPQKGEVRKEAPGDETKANADTAPASLPAPGCCENCGISFSGDGTRRQRLKTLCKDCRAQRIAFNREQRMFKRVGCGECEACRVTEDCGACSTCLLQLPHDVASGLFCKCERRRCLRIVERSRGCGVCRGCQTREDCGRCRVCLRPPRPGLRRQWRCVQRRCLRHLAHRLRRHHQRCQRRPPLAVAPPAGKRSRRRGGCDSKMAARRRPPRTQPLPPVPLSQPPESPELHPRALVPSPPAEFIYYCVDEDELQPYTNRRQNRKCGACAACLRRMDCGRCDFCCDKPKFGGSNQKRQKCRWRQCLQFAMKRLLPSVWAGSEDGAGPPPPYSRRKRPGSTRRPRLGQILKTSLTTPTTRPGHAQTQMKQETGSGFVLPPPGTDLVFLREGASSPVQVPGPAAASTEALLQEAQCPGLSWVVALPQVKQEKADAQEDWTPGTAILTSPVLLPGCPSKAVDPDLPPVKQEPLDPEEDKEEESKDDSASDSAPEEEAGGAGTPVITEIFSLGGTRLRDTAVWLPSLQGRQSGREDGCKVWETEDALARRSTSTSTSWNRRRWPRTHVSLSPPPTSIMWVSYRRSWCPSSQS
- the MBD1 gene encoding methyl-CpG-binding domain protein 1 isoform X42, whose product is MAEDWLDCPALGPGWKRREVFRKSGATCGRSDTYYQSPTGDRIRSKVELTRYLGPACDLTLFDFKQGILCYPAPKAQPLAVPSRKRKKPSRTAKTRKRQVGPQKGEVRKEAPGDETKANADTAPASLPAPGCCENCGISFSGDGTRRQRLKTLCKDCRAQRIAFNREQRMFKRVGCGECEACRVTEDCGACSTCLLQLPHDVASGLFCKCERRRCLRIVERSRGCGVCRGCQTREDCGRCRVCLRPPRPGLRRQWRCVQRRCLRGKRSRRRGGCDSKMAARRRPPRTQPLPPVPLSQPPESPELQPYTNRRQNRKCGACAACLRRMDCGRCDFCCDKPKFGGSNQKRQKCRWRQCLQFAMKRLLPSVWAGSEDGAGPPPPYSRRKRPGSTRRPRLGQILKTSLTTPTTRPGHAQTQMKQETGSGFVLPPPGTDLVFLREGASSPVQVPGPAAASTEALLQAVDPDLPPVKQEPLDPEEDKEEESKDDSASDSAPEEEAGGAGTPVITEIFSLGGTRLRDTAVWLPSLQGRQSGREDGCKVWETEDALARRSTSTSTSWNRRRWPRTHVSLSPPPTSIMWVSYRRSWCPSSQS